From Pelmatolapia mariae isolate MD_Pm_ZW linkage group LG1, Pm_UMD_F_2, whole genome shotgun sequence, one genomic window encodes:
- the LOC134627132 gene encoding AP-1 complex subunit sigma-2-like, with translation MQFMLLFSRQGKLRLQKWYVPLSDKERKKISRDLVQTILARKPKMCSFLEWRDLKIVYKRYASLYFCCAVEDQDNELITLEIIHRYVELLDKYFGSVCELDIIFNFEKAYFILDEFLLGGEAQETSKKNVLKAIEQADLLQEEAEAPRSVLEEIGLT, from the exons ATGCAGTTCATGCTGCTGTTCAGCCGGCAGGGAAAGCTGCGGCTGCAGAAGTGGTATGTTCCTCTGTCAGACAAGGAGAGAAAGAAGATCTCCAGGGATCTGGTCCAGACTATACTGGCCAGGAAGCCCAAAATGTGCAGCTTCTTGGAGTGGCGAGACCTGAAGATCGTGTACAAAAG ATATGCAAGCCTGTATTTCTGCTGTGCCGTCGAGGATCAGGATAATGAGCTGATCACACTTGAGATCATCCACAGATACGTGGAGCTGCTGGACAAATATTTTGGCAGC GTGTGCGAGCTGGATATCATCTTCAACTTTGAGAAGGCTTACTTCATCCTGGATGAGTTCCTGCTGGGCGGAGAGGCCCAGGAAACATCCAAGAAGAATGTGCTGAAGGCCATCGAGCAGGCTGACCTGCTGCAGGAG GAGGCTGAGGCACCACGGAGCGTTTTAGAAGAGATTGGGCTGACATAG